From one Brachypodium distachyon strain Bd21 chromosome 4, Brachypodium_distachyon_v3.0, whole genome shotgun sequence genomic stretch:
- the LOC100837610 gene encoding 2-methyl-6-phytyl-1,4-hydroquinone methyltransferase 2, chloroplastic, whose translation MAMASTRAPSSAGSLAPGRRTLRPRSPAGLPGFLGLSPSKPTLRRPLALVSGARPCPPLFRCAASSSPAAARPASAPRFIQHKKEAFWFYRFLSIVYDHVINPGHWTEDMRDDALQPADLHSRKLKVVDVGGGTGFTTLGIVKHVEPENVTLLDQSPHQLEKARQKEALNGVTIIEGDAEDLPFPTDTFDRYVSAGSIEYWPDPQRGIKEAYRVLRLGGVACLIGPVHPTFWLSRFFADMWMLFPTEEEYIDWFKKAGFEDVKLKRIGPKWYRGVRRHGLIMGCSVTGVKRERGDSPLQLGPKAEDVSKPVNPITFFFRFLVGTICAAYYVLVPIYMWIKDQIVPKGMPI comes from the exons atggcgatGGCCTCCACCCGAGCGCCTAGCAGCGCAGGGAGCCTCGCGCCGGGCAGGAGGACCCTCAGGCCGCGTTCCCCCGCCggcctcccgggcttcctcGGCCTCAGCCCTTCCAAGCCCACtctgcgccgcccgctcgccctcgtctccggcgccaGGCCCTGCCCGCCGCTGTTCAGGtgcgcggcctcctcctcccccgcggcggcgcggccggcgtcggcgccgcggTTCATCCAGCACAAGAAGGAGGCCTTCTGGTTCTACCGCTTCCTCTCCATCGTCTACGACCACGTCATCAACCCGGGCCACTGGACCGAGGACATGCGGGACGACGCGCTGCAGCCCGCCGACCTCCACAGCCGCAAGCTCAAGGTcgtcgacgtcggcggcggcacggggtTCACCACGCTCGGCATCGTCAAGCACGTCGAACCCGAGAACGTCACCTTGCTCGACCAGTCCCCGCACCAGCTCGAGAAGGCACGCCAGAAGGAGGCGCTCAACGGGGTCACCATCATCGAGGGCGACGCCGAGGACCTCCCCTTCCCCACCGACACCTTCGACCGATACGTCTCCGCCGGCAG CATTGAGTACTGGCCGGACCCCCAGCGGGGAATCAAGGAAGCCTACAGGGTCCTGAGGCTCGGCGGAGTAGCTTGTTTGATCGGCCCTGTGCACCCAACCTTTTGGCTGTCTCGCTTTTTCGCTGATATGTGGATGCTGTTCCCCACTGAAGAGGAGTATATTGACTGGTTCAAGAAGGCAGGGTTTGAGGATGTTAAACTGAAGAGAATCGGACCAAAGTGGTACCGTGGTGTCCGTAGGCATGGCCTGATCATGGGATGCTCTGTGACGGGTGTcaagagagaaagaggggaCTCCCCTTTGCAG CTTGGTCCGAAGGCTGAGGATGTCAGCAAGCCTGTGAATCCTATCACCTTCTTCTTTCGCTTCCTCGTAGGAACGATATGTGCCGCATACTATGTTCTGGTGCCTATTTACATGTGGATAAAGGACCAGATTGTGCCCAAAGGCATGCCAATCTAA